From a single Opisthocomus hoazin isolate bOpiHoa1 chromosome 6, bOpiHoa1.hap1, whole genome shotgun sequence genomic region:
- the GORAB gene encoding RAB6-interacting golgin isoform X2: protein MAEAWAGFSQEELRRLRGQRPDLYEPLEQQQRRPHTGNKSRKQTPREKALQQQCQKLGLQGGAASVPPEQLLSVPKHKPSHPQQPVPPPHPPSAGDQRQSDDRDQQKEVTPVDPCNGSDNAQTRPAMPNSKVEKKKVELQEKSRWEILQQEQRLIEEKNKRKKALLAKAIAERSKRTQAETVKLKRIQKELQALDDMVSADIGILRNRIDQASLDYSYARKRYDKAESEYVAAKLDLQHKTEIKEHLTEHLCTIIQQNELRKARKLEELMQQLEVEADEENLELEIEVERMLQQQEAEAGRQASQSRIHAGTAKENPTPSAAAQESEHANRAVAALAMSEQLVQSENSVAESLSSTDSQIQAVNVTPGDSPACSAT, encoded by the exons ATGGCCGAGGCCTGGGCCGGCTTCTCGCAGGAGGAGCTGCGGCGCCTGCGAGGCCAGCGCCCAG ACTTGTATGAAcccttggagcagcagcagcgtcgCCCCCACACTGGGAATAAGAGTCGGAAGCAAACGCCAAGGGAAAAAGCCCTCCAGCAGCAATGtcagaagctggggctgcagggtggagCAGCCTCTGTTCCTCCTGAGCAGTTGCTTTCTGTACCAAAACACAAGCCTTCTCATCCTCAGCAGCCTGTGCCACCGCCTCATCCTCCTTCAGCAGGAGATCAAAGGCAAAGTGACGACCGAGACCAGCAGAAGGAAGTGACACCAGTTGATCCTTGTAATGGCAGTGACAATGCGCAGACCCGCCCTGCAATGCCGAACTCCAAGgtggagaaaaagaaagtggaaTT GCAGGAAAAATCACGATGGGAAATCCTCCAGCAAGAGCAGCGGCTGATAGAAGAGAAGAATAAACGCAAGAAGGCACTCCTGGCCAAAGCTATTGCTGAGAG ATCCAAAAGAACTCAAGCTGAAACAGTGAAACTAAAAAGGATTCAGAAGGAGTTACAAGCTCTGGATGACATGGTATCTGCTGACATTGGCATCCTGCGGAACCGCATTGATCAGGCCAGCTTGGACTACTCCTATGCCCG GAAGCGGTATGATAAGGCGGAGTCGGAGTATGTGGCGGCCAAGCTGGACCTCCAGCACAAAACGGAGATTAAGGAGCACCTCACGGAGCACCTGTGCACGATCATACAGCAGAACGAACTCCGCAAGGCCAGGAAGCTGGAGGAGTTAATGCAGCAGCTGGAAGTGGAGGCAGATGAGGAAAATCTGGAACTTGAGATAGAGGTGGAGCggatgctgcagcagcaggaggcagaaGCAGGGAGACAAGCCAGCCAGTCACGCATTCATGCTGGGACCGCTAAGGAAAACCCCACTCCCAGTGCTGCGGCACAGGAGAGTGAGCATGCTAACCGTGCTGTTGCTGCTCTTGCTATGTCTGAACAGTTGGTTCAATCTGAAAACTCCGTTGCCGAATCCCTCTCCAGTACGGACAGCCAAATTCAGGCAGTAAATGTGACTCCAGGAGACTCCCCAGCTTGTTCTGCTACATGA
- the GORAB gene encoding RAB6-interacting golgin isoform X4, whose product MAEAWAGFSQEELRRLRGQRPDLYEPLEQQQRRPHTGNKSRKQTPREKALQQQCQKLGLQGGAASVPPEQLLSVPKHKPSHPQQPVPPPHPPSAGDQRQSDDRDQQKEVTPVDPCNGSDNAQTRPAMPNSKVEKKKVELLVSRQEKSRWEILQQEQRLIEEKNKRKKALLAKAIAERSKRTQAETVKLKRIQKELQALDDMVSADIGILRNRIDQASLDYSYARYLAQGNLDFIVRET is encoded by the exons ATGGCCGAGGCCTGGGCCGGCTTCTCGCAGGAGGAGCTGCGGCGCCTGCGAGGCCAGCGCCCAG ACTTGTATGAAcccttggagcagcagcagcgtcgCCCCCACACTGGGAATAAGAGTCGGAAGCAAACGCCAAGGGAAAAAGCCCTCCAGCAGCAATGtcagaagctggggctgcagggtggagCAGCCTCTGTTCCTCCTGAGCAGTTGCTTTCTGTACCAAAACACAAGCCTTCTCATCCTCAGCAGCCTGTGCCACCGCCTCATCCTCCTTCAGCAGGAGATCAAAGGCAAAGTGACGACCGAGACCAGCAGAAGGAAGTGACACCAGTTGATCCTTGTAATGGCAGTGACAATGCGCAGACCCGCCCTGCAATGCCGAACTCCAAGgtggagaaaaagaaagtggaaTTGTTAGTAAGTCG GCAGGAAAAATCACGATGGGAAATCCTCCAGCAAGAGCAGCGGCTGATAGAAGAGAAGAATAAACGCAAGAAGGCACTCCTGGCCAAAGCTATTGCTGAGAG ATCCAAAAGAACTCAAGCTGAAACAGTGAAACTAAAAAGGATTCAGAAGGAGTTACAAGCTCTGGATGACATGGTATCTGCTGACATTGGCATCCTGCGGAACCGCATTGATCAGGCCAGCTTGGACTACTCCTATGCCCG ATACCTGGCCCAGGGAAATCTTGACTTTATTGTGAGGGAAACGTAA
- the GORAB gene encoding RAB6-interacting golgin isoform X3 yields MAEAWAGFSQEELRRLRGQRPDLYEPLEQQQRRPHTGNKSRKQTPREKALQQQCQKLGLQGGAASVPPEQLLSVPKHKPSHPQQPVPPPHPPSAGDQRQSDDRDQQKEVTPVDPCNGSDNAQTRPAMPNSKVEKKKVELLVSRQEKSRWEILQQEQRLIEEKNKRKKALLAKAIAERSKRTQAETVKLKRIQKELQALDDMVSADIGILRNRIDQASLDYSYARSCLDLKIPASALDLKNS; encoded by the exons ATGGCCGAGGCCTGGGCCGGCTTCTCGCAGGAGGAGCTGCGGCGCCTGCGAGGCCAGCGCCCAG ACTTGTATGAAcccttggagcagcagcagcgtcgCCCCCACACTGGGAATAAGAGTCGGAAGCAAACGCCAAGGGAAAAAGCCCTCCAGCAGCAATGtcagaagctggggctgcagggtggagCAGCCTCTGTTCCTCCTGAGCAGTTGCTTTCTGTACCAAAACACAAGCCTTCTCATCCTCAGCAGCCTGTGCCACCGCCTCATCCTCCTTCAGCAGGAGATCAAAGGCAAAGTGACGACCGAGACCAGCAGAAGGAAGTGACACCAGTTGATCCTTGTAATGGCAGTGACAATGCGCAGACCCGCCCTGCAATGCCGAACTCCAAGgtggagaaaaagaaagtggaaTTGTTAGTAAGTCG GCAGGAAAAATCACGATGGGAAATCCTCCAGCAAGAGCAGCGGCTGATAGAAGAGAAGAATAAACGCAAGAAGGCACTCCTGGCCAAAGCTATTGCTGAGAG ATCCAAAAGAACTCAAGCTGAAACAGTGAAACTAAAAAGGATTCAGAAGGAGTTACAAGCTCTGGATGACATGGTATCTGCTGACATTGGCATCCTGCGGAACCGCATTGATCAGGCCAGCTTGGACTACTCCTATGCCCG GTCCTGCTTGGATTTGAAGATTCCTGCTTCTGCTTTGGACCTGAAGAACAGCTGA
- the GORAB gene encoding RAB6-interacting golgin isoform X1, whose translation MAEAWAGFSQEELRRLRGQRPDLYEPLEQQQRRPHTGNKSRKQTPREKALQQQCQKLGLQGGAASVPPEQLLSVPKHKPSHPQQPVPPPHPPSAGDQRQSDDRDQQKEVTPVDPCNGSDNAQTRPAMPNSKVEKKKVELLVSRQEKSRWEILQQEQRLIEEKNKRKKALLAKAIAERSKRTQAETVKLKRIQKELQALDDMVSADIGILRNRIDQASLDYSYARKRYDKAESEYVAAKLDLQHKTEIKEHLTEHLCTIIQQNELRKARKLEELMQQLEVEADEENLELEIEVERMLQQQEAEAGRQASQSRIHAGTAKENPTPSAAAQESEHANRAVAALAMSEQLVQSENSVAESLSSTDSQIQAVNVTPGDSPACSAT comes from the exons ATGGCCGAGGCCTGGGCCGGCTTCTCGCAGGAGGAGCTGCGGCGCCTGCGAGGCCAGCGCCCAG ACTTGTATGAAcccttggagcagcagcagcgtcgCCCCCACACTGGGAATAAGAGTCGGAAGCAAACGCCAAGGGAAAAAGCCCTCCAGCAGCAATGtcagaagctggggctgcagggtggagCAGCCTCTGTTCCTCCTGAGCAGTTGCTTTCTGTACCAAAACACAAGCCTTCTCATCCTCAGCAGCCTGTGCCACCGCCTCATCCTCCTTCAGCAGGAGATCAAAGGCAAAGTGACGACCGAGACCAGCAGAAGGAAGTGACACCAGTTGATCCTTGTAATGGCAGTGACAATGCGCAGACCCGCCCTGCAATGCCGAACTCCAAGgtggagaaaaagaaagtggaaTTGTTAGTAAGTCG GCAGGAAAAATCACGATGGGAAATCCTCCAGCAAGAGCAGCGGCTGATAGAAGAGAAGAATAAACGCAAGAAGGCACTCCTGGCCAAAGCTATTGCTGAGAG ATCCAAAAGAACTCAAGCTGAAACAGTGAAACTAAAAAGGATTCAGAAGGAGTTACAAGCTCTGGATGACATGGTATCTGCTGACATTGGCATCCTGCGGAACCGCATTGATCAGGCCAGCTTGGACTACTCCTATGCCCG GAAGCGGTATGATAAGGCGGAGTCGGAGTATGTGGCGGCCAAGCTGGACCTCCAGCACAAAACGGAGATTAAGGAGCACCTCACGGAGCACCTGTGCACGATCATACAGCAGAACGAACTCCGCAAGGCCAGGAAGCTGGAGGAGTTAATGCAGCAGCTGGAAGTGGAGGCAGATGAGGAAAATCTGGAACTTGAGATAGAGGTGGAGCggatgctgcagcagcaggaggcagaaGCAGGGAGACAAGCCAGCCAGTCACGCATTCATGCTGGGACCGCTAAGGAAAACCCCACTCCCAGTGCTGCGGCACAGGAGAGTGAGCATGCTAACCGTGCTGTTGCTGCTCTTGCTATGTCTGAACAGTTGGTTCAATCTGAAAACTCCGTTGCCGAATCCCTCTCCAGTACGGACAGCCAAATTCAGGCAGTAAATGTGACTCCAGGAGACTCCCCAGCTTGTTCTGCTACATGA
- the GORAB gene encoding RAB6-interacting golgin isoform X5 encodes MAEAWAGFSQEELRRLRGQRPDLYEPLEQQQRRPHTGNKSRKQTPREKALQQQCQKLGLQGGAASVPPEQLLSVPKHKPSHPQQPVPPPHPPSAGDQRQSDDRDQQKEVTPVDPCNGSDNAQTRPAMPNSKVEKKKVELQEKSRWEILQQEQRLIEEKNKRKKALLAKAIAERSKRTQAETVKLKRIQKELQALDDMVSADIGILRNRIDQASLDYSYAR; translated from the exons ATGGCCGAGGCCTGGGCCGGCTTCTCGCAGGAGGAGCTGCGGCGCCTGCGAGGCCAGCGCCCAG ACTTGTATGAAcccttggagcagcagcagcgtcgCCCCCACACTGGGAATAAGAGTCGGAAGCAAACGCCAAGGGAAAAAGCCCTCCAGCAGCAATGtcagaagctggggctgcagggtggagCAGCCTCTGTTCCTCCTGAGCAGTTGCTTTCTGTACCAAAACACAAGCCTTCTCATCCTCAGCAGCCTGTGCCACCGCCTCATCCTCCTTCAGCAGGAGATCAAAGGCAAAGTGACGACCGAGACCAGCAGAAGGAAGTGACACCAGTTGATCCTTGTAATGGCAGTGACAATGCGCAGACCCGCCCTGCAATGCCGAACTCCAAGgtggagaaaaagaaagtggaaTT GCAGGAAAAATCACGATGGGAAATCCTCCAGCAAGAGCAGCGGCTGATAGAAGAGAAGAATAAACGCAAGAAGGCACTCCTGGCCAAAGCTATTGCTGAGAG ATCCAAAAGAACTCAAGCTGAAACAGTGAAACTAAAAAGGATTCAGAAGGAGTTACAAGCTCTGGATGACATGGTATCTGCTGACATTGGCATCCTGCGGAACCGCATTGATCAGGCCAGCTTGGACTACTCCTATGCCCGGTAA